One genomic region from Microcoleus sp. FACHB-672 encodes:
- a CDS encoding SanA/YdcF family protein translates to MLHKRFLLRRRFFFVLLGLGAALTPLMLNYYVNAVTSSRRYTDISQVPEEDVAVVFGAGVWEDGSPTPMLADRVQAAVDLYKEGRVRKLLMTGDNSSEDYNEVKAMQEYAAERGVPAKDIQLDYAGFSTYESCYRAKEIFGVKQAVLITQSYHLPRAVYTCRQLGVDAVGLGTPDWEKYRDRSMMRYAGREVLAVIKALWEVHVTRPEPTFLGPFEGIK, encoded by the coding sequence ATGCTGCATAAAAGGTTTCTCCTTCGCCGGCGCTTTTTCTTCGTGCTGTTAGGATTGGGTGCGGCGCTGACACCACTGATGTTGAACTACTATGTCAATGCTGTGACTAGCAGCCGGCGCTACACGGATATTTCTCAAGTGCCTGAAGAGGATGTGGCGGTTGTTTTTGGGGCAGGTGTGTGGGAGGATGGTAGCCCGACGCCGATGCTGGCTGATCGGGTACAAGCTGCAGTGGATCTCTACAAAGAAGGGCGGGTTCGCAAACTCTTGATGACTGGCGATAACAGCAGCGAAGATTATAACGAAGTGAAAGCGATGCAGGAATACGCTGCTGAACGCGGAGTGCCGGCTAAGGATATTCAGTTGGATTATGCCGGTTTTAGCACTTATGAAAGCTGCTATCGGGCGAAGGAAATTTTTGGGGTGAAACAGGCTGTTTTAATTACGCAAAGTTACCATTTGCCGCGTGCGGTTTACACTTGCCGGCAGCTAGGTGTGGATGCTGTTGGCTTAGGAACGCCCGATTGGGAAAAATATCGAGATCGCTCAATGATGCGCTATGCCGGGCGTGAGGTGTTGGCTGTAATTAAGGCGCTATGGGAGGTTCATGTTACTCGTCCAGAACCTACTTTTTTGGGTCCATTTGAGGGAATTAAGTGA
- a CDS encoding transaldolase family protein produces the protein MALYLDSAIISEAQSASKLGWVTGITTNPTLLGKSDLAPAETLKQLKAIISGELYYQLTASDFDGMVAEGKAAFELIGEQTVLKVPATEVGFRVVASLSPNIPCSVTAIYSPAQAVVAKEAGAKYAIAYVNRATRLLGDGVALVRDMASVLAGSQTKILAASVKSPEEAVATLQAGAHHLTLPMPVLLAMATHELSQQTVDEFANNGRGILG, from the coding sequence ATGGCTCTTTATCTCGATTCGGCAATTATTAGTGAAGCTCAATCTGCTAGCAAATTGGGGTGGGTTACTGGTATTACGACGAACCCGACTCTTTTAGGTAAAAGTGATTTAGCGCCGGCAGAAACGCTTAAGCAATTGAAAGCGATTATTTCTGGAGAGTTGTATTACCAACTCACGGCTTCTGATTTTGATGGCATGGTGGCGGAAGGAAAGGCGGCATTTGAATTGATCGGTGAGCAAACTGTGTTGAAGGTGCCGGCAACTGAGGTGGGTTTTCGGGTTGTGGCGTCTCTTTCACCGAATATACCTTGTTCGGTTACAGCAATTTATAGTCCAGCGCAGGCGGTTGTGGCAAAAGAAGCAGGGGCGAAATACGCGATCGCTTATGTTAATCGTGCTACTCGGCTGTTGGGGGATGGGGTGGCTTTGGTGCGAGATATGGCGAGTGTGTTAGCAGGCAGTCAGACAAAAATTTTAGCAGCGAGTGTAAAATCTCCAGAAGAAGCGGTGGCGACATTACAAGCAGGGGCGCATCATTTAACTTTACCGATGCCGGTTTTGCTGGCAATGGCAACTCATGAATTATCGCAGCAAACTGTTGATGAGTTTGCTAACAATGGACGCGGCATTTTGGGATGA